One genomic region from bacterium encodes:
- a CDS encoding thioredoxin family protein, with translation MYKKPILLIAVIVLLLTVSTSYAETIDPGVKISTLFQTKGSILGFLGIFLIGLALNLTPCVYPMLSVTVSIFGAQDHRRTLHVFLKALLYVLGIATMYSALGVFAAMSGGLFGAWLQNRWVLVAIAVLLFALALSMFGFYELRMPSWIVDKLGKATRSSAAATLGIYVSGLAVGVFAAPCIGPPIIALLTYVGTKKDLWFGFWSFFVLSLGLGTPYLLFGTFSGLLTKLPKSGLWMVWVKKVFAVILLAVGFFYLMLAVIPRFAVYVVPIFLFSGGIYLGFLEKSGKTKKVFRKIQWAAGSIAVVLSIVSFSFLQKQQMQWEPYSTKTLQSALEAGQPVMIDFYADWCVPCHEMERRTFSDSRVISLSESFKKLRVDLTQIDSNESMFLRFEYGVMGVPTLIFLRPDGNEMLDSRVEGFLPPEKFLQQLKATLAAIESENTENG, from the coding sequence ATGTACAAAAAACCAATCCTGCTGATTGCAGTCATCGTTCTGCTGCTTACTGTAAGTACGTCTTACGCGGAAACGATAGATCCGGGTGTAAAAATCTCAACGCTGTTTCAAACAAAGGGTTCAATTCTCGGTTTCTTGGGAATCTTTCTCATTGGACTAGCTTTGAATTTGACCCCTTGCGTTTACCCGATGCTTTCGGTAACTGTCTCTATTTTCGGTGCACAAGACCATAGAAGAACGCTGCATGTTTTCCTGAAAGCGCTCCTGTATGTTCTTGGTATTGCCACCATGTACAGTGCGCTTGGGGTTTTTGCAGCAATGAGCGGAGGGCTATTCGGAGCATGGTTGCAGAACCGATGGGTACTGGTTGCAATCGCGGTTCTATTGTTTGCTCTGGCCTTGAGTATGTTTGGGTTTTACGAGCTTAGAATGCCTTCTTGGATAGTAGACAAACTTGGAAAAGCAACACGGAGCAGTGCCGCTGCAACCCTTGGCATTTATGTCTCAGGCCTCGCAGTTGGAGTGTTTGCCGCGCCCTGCATTGGTCCACCGATCATTGCTTTGCTAACTTACGTAGGGACAAAAAAGGATCTGTGGTTTGGTTTCTGGTCATTCTTTGTTCTATCACTCGGTTTAGGAACCCCGTACCTACTGTTCGGGACATTTTCGGGACTCTTAACAAAGCTACCAAAATCCGGACTCTGGATGGTCTGGGTGAAAAAAGTATTTGCTGTGATTCTGTTGGCTGTCGGCTTCTTTTATCTGATGCTGGCAGTAATACCCCGGTTTGCAGTTTATGTGGTACCCATCTTTCTTTTTTCTGGCGGAATCTATCTCGGATTCTTAGAAAAGTCAGGCAAAACGAAAAAAGTCTTTCGAAAAATCCAGTGGGCCGCCGGATCGATCGCTGTAGTTCTTAGCATTGTTTCTTTTTCTTTTCTTCAAAAGCAACAGATGCAATGGGAGCCGTACTCTACGAAAACATTACAAAGCGCGTTGGAAGCAGGGCAACCAGTCATGATTGACTTCTATGCCGACTGGTGTGTCCCGTGCCATGAGATGGAACGGCGAACCTTCAGCGACTCTCGAGTGATTTCGTTATCGGAATCTTTTAAAAAACTTCGAGTTGATCTTACACAAATAGATTCCAACGAATCCATGTTCTTGCGTTTTGAATATGGAGTCATGGGTGTGCCGACACTGATATTTTTGCGACCCGATGGTAATGAGATGCTGGACTCGCGAGTCGAAGGATTTCTCCCGCCAGAAAAATTCCTGCAACAACT